In Mycobacteriales bacterium, the following are encoded in one genomic region:
- the mnmA gene encoding tRNA 2-thiouridine(34) synthase MnmA: MRVLAAMSGGVDSAVAAARAVDAGHDVTGVHLALSRAPASVRTGARGCCTLEDARDARRAADVLGIPFYVWDLAERFHADVVDDFVAEYAAGRTPNPCLRCNERIKFAAVLDRARALGFDAVVTGHHARLRDGVLRRSVDPAKDQSYVLAVCRPEQLAHAMFPLGDSTKAQVRVEAAERGLAVAEKPDSHDVCFIADGDTRGFLRSRLGERPGDVVDAETGEVVGGHSGAFGYTVGQRRGLRLDRPASDGAPRYVLGIEPVGNTVTVGTADRLAVTEVEGVDPVWTAGRPPGPTFGGMAQLRAHGQVSRAHATVDPDGTRLVVHLDDPQRGVAAGQAVVLYDDDVVLGSATIERVSG; this comes from the coding sequence ATGAGGGTTCTCGCCGCGATGTCCGGCGGGGTCGACTCGGCGGTCGCGGCCGCCCGCGCGGTCGACGCCGGCCATGACGTGACGGGGGTGCACCTCGCGCTGTCCCGCGCACCGGCCTCGGTGCGCACCGGCGCCCGCGGATGCTGCACGCTGGAGGACGCGCGCGATGCCCGCCGCGCGGCCGACGTACTCGGCATCCCCTTCTACGTATGGGACCTCGCCGAGCGGTTCCACGCCGACGTCGTCGACGACTTCGTCGCCGAGTACGCCGCCGGACGCACCCCCAACCCGTGCCTGCGGTGCAACGAGCGGATCAAGTTCGCCGCGGTGCTGGACCGGGCACGCGCGCTGGGCTTCGACGCCGTCGTCACCGGCCACCATGCCCGGCTGCGCGACGGCGTGCTGCGGCGCAGCGTCGACCCGGCCAAGGACCAGTCCTACGTGCTCGCCGTGTGCCGGCCGGAGCAGTTGGCCCACGCGATGTTCCCGCTGGGCGATTCGACCAAGGCGCAGGTGCGGGTCGAGGCCGCCGAGCGGGGCCTGGCCGTCGCCGAGAAGCCGGACAGCCACGACGTGTGCTTCATCGCCGACGGCGACACCCGGGGCTTCCTGCGGTCGCGGCTGGGCGAACGACCCGGTGATGTCGTGGATGCCGAGACCGGTGAGGTGGTCGGCGGGCACAGCGGGGCCTTCGGCTACACCGTGGGGCAACGTCGCGGGCTGCGCCTCGACCGGCCGGCGAGTGACGGGGCGCCGCGCTACGTCCTCGGCATCGAACCGGTCGGCAACACCGTCACGGTCGGCACGGCCGACCGGCTGGCCGTCACCGAGGTCGAGGGTGTGGACCCGGTGTGGACCGCCGGCCGCCCGCCGGGACCGACCTTCGGCGGGATGGCACAGCTGCGCGCCCACGGTCAGGTGTCGCGCGCCCACGCCACCGTCGATCCCGATGGCACCCGGCTCGTCGTCCACCTCGACGACCCGCAGCGCGGGGTGGCCGCCGGACAGGCGGTGGTGCTCTACGACGACGACGTGGTGCTTGGCTCGGCGACCATCGAGAGGGTGAGCGGGTGA
- a CDS encoding methyltransferase domain-containing protein, whose product MRATAPPGVVWSVLLAELDGVARAPRVLDVGGGSGVLAVPLAERGATVTVIDASADALATLRRRAAEAGVDERVEALQGDLDTLLDVVPADAHDVVLCHSVLEVVDDPAAAVASLAQTLRPAGALSLVVANRTAAVLARALAGQPAQARQVLHDPDGRWGAGDAVRRRFDVDGIAALLDAADLTVEQVHGIRVFADLVPGSVAEGHPGVVEELHQLELDACALPPYRDIAAQVHVLARRS is encoded by the coding sequence GTGAGAGCGACAGCACCGCCCGGCGTGGTCTGGTCGGTGCTGCTCGCCGAACTCGACGGGGTCGCCCGCGCACCGCGCGTCCTCGACGTCGGCGGCGGAAGCGGGGTCCTCGCCGTACCTCTCGCGGAGCGCGGCGCCACCGTGACCGTGATCGACGCCAGCGCCGACGCGCTGGCCACCCTGCGCCGCCGGGCGGCCGAGGCCGGCGTGGACGAGCGGGTCGAGGCGCTGCAGGGCGACCTCGACACCCTGCTCGACGTCGTGCCCGCCGACGCCCACGATGTGGTGCTCTGTCACAGCGTGCTCGAGGTCGTCGACGACCCGGCCGCGGCGGTCGCGTCGCTGGCGCAGACGCTGCGCCCCGCCGGCGCCCTGAGCCTGGTGGTGGCCAATCGCACGGCGGCCGTCCTTGCCCGCGCCCTGGCCGGGCAGCCGGCGCAGGCCCGGCAGGTGCTGCACGACCCGGACGGCCGCTGGGGCGCCGGTGACGCGGTCCGGCGCCGGTTCGACGTGGACGGCATCGCTGCGCTGCTCGACGCGGCTGATCTCACGGTCGAGCAGGTACACGGCATCCGGGTCTTCGCCGACCTCGTCCCCGGATCCGTCGCCGAGGGCCATCCGGGGGTCGTCGAGGAGCTGCACCAGCTCGAGCTCGACGCCTGCGCGCTCCCGCCGTACCGGGACATCGCCGCGCAGGTACATGTGCTGGCCCGTCGGAGCTGA
- the mraZ gene encoding division/cell wall cluster transcriptional repressor MraZ, protein MFLGTHHPRLDDKGRLFLPAKFREELAEGVVVTKGQERCLFVFPVQEFARVTEALSQAPVTQRAVRDYGRVFFASASDEVPDRQGRITIPAGLREYAGLEKDCVVIGANTRVEIWDTGSWEHYLADREQTFADLETEVLPGVL, encoded by the coding sequence ATGTTTCTCGGTACCCATCACCCTCGGCTCGATGACAAGGGCCGGTTGTTCCTGCCGGCGAAGTTCCGGGAGGAACTGGCGGAAGGGGTCGTGGTGACGAAGGGTCAGGAGCGCTGCCTGTTCGTCTTCCCGGTCCAGGAGTTCGCCCGCGTGACCGAGGCGCTCTCGCAGGCACCGGTGACCCAGCGGGCCGTCCGCGACTACGGCCGGGTGTTCTTCGCCAGCGCATCGGATGAGGTACCCGACCGGCAGGGGCGGATCACGATTCCCGCCGGCCTGCGCGAGTACGCCGGGCTGGAGAAGGACTGCGTCGTCATCGGCGCCAACACACGGGTGGAGATCTGGGACACGGGCAGCTGGGAGCACTACCTCGCCGACCGTGAGCAGACCTTCGCCGATCTGGAGACGGAGGTGCTGCCCGGCGTGCTGTAA
- a CDS encoding DUF3488 and transglutaminase-like domain-containing protein, with amino-acid sequence MTAPTRLTLAAGLATVLGAIPLAGGFAQQSWLWYAAAAVAAVAGVGILARHFHVPAVAIPVLQVLGLLLYYTVVFAGGSSFLGVVPGPGTFEDLNAMLTAAMHDIQFLAAPVPTRTELIVLAALSIGLVAIIVDVLAVTLRRPAVAGLAMLALFAVATSVGGGVLWAEFLLAAVGFLLLLAVEGRERLVRWGRLVVDDDREPAGGTRPISVRVPRHSSAGRIGVVALAAALVVPPFVPGFTSNVLSHIGRGPGSGSGSGATGAQIDPFTNLQGQLSQDATFNLLKVSASVDQPYYLRTTTLDRYTSAGWRLGPGDRDSVGLGPNLPLPDPVASLRDVGQSRRVSARITVERYTDNYLPVYYAPTSVRGLGDEWRYENDRADIRSDHGTTRPGLAYTVTAIEPKPTKAHLEQAKQLPPDSPIQLQWGATPTVRPEVGRTTAEVIAGARTPFDRAVALYKYFTDGTHGFQYSLQTKHGPTSDQLLNFLTNKQGFCEQYASAMAVMLRLAGVPSRVVLGYTAGTHNVDGSWTITNHDAHAWVEAYLDQVGWVSFDPTPLSDGRSQTGPYLPTPPNQIPLGGTRRGTSGATPAPRSTPHAPAGALSGTHTPGSGGGSSTGGIAPATLGLWLAVAVLVGLLAVPAVTRRVQRRRRLRIGAGADPAAAAGSAWDEVVSDAQDYGIELSAMHSPRTAVTMLTADRQLPESAIAGLRLVALAEERSRYARTAGVDGDLPGALAAIRRGFAREAGWPRRIRVVVAPPSTLQTAGRAVQSTARDVERARRGVGDLPRRIWPARPRGAQH; translated from the coding sequence GTGACCGCACCGACGCGGCTCACGCTCGCCGCAGGACTGGCCACCGTCCTCGGCGCGATACCCCTGGCCGGCGGCTTCGCGCAGCAGAGCTGGCTCTGGTACGCCGCCGCCGCGGTGGCCGCCGTGGCCGGCGTCGGCATCCTGGCCCGGCACTTCCACGTCCCGGCCGTCGCGATCCCGGTGTTGCAGGTGCTCGGCCTGCTCCTCTACTACACCGTCGTGTTCGCCGGTGGCAGCTCATTCCTCGGGGTGGTGCCCGGGCCGGGGACCTTCGAGGACCTCAACGCCATGCTCACCGCGGCGATGCACGACATCCAGTTCCTCGCCGCGCCGGTACCTACCCGCACCGAGCTGATCGTGCTCGCGGCGCTGTCGATCGGGCTGGTCGCCATCATCGTCGACGTCCTCGCGGTGACCCTGCGCCGGCCGGCGGTGGCGGGGCTCGCCATGCTGGCCCTCTTCGCCGTCGCGACTTCGGTCGGCGGCGGCGTGCTGTGGGCGGAGTTCCTGCTCGCGGCAGTGGGCTTCCTACTGCTGCTCGCCGTCGAGGGTCGGGAGCGGCTGGTGCGGTGGGGACGGCTGGTCGTCGACGACGACCGCGAGCCGGCCGGCGGGACGAGACCGATCTCGGTACGCGTCCCGCGGCACAGCTCCGCCGGCCGGATCGGGGTGGTCGCCCTGGCCGCCGCCCTCGTCGTACCACCGTTCGTGCCGGGCTTCACCAGCAACGTCTTGAGCCACATCGGTCGTGGCCCGGGATCGGGGTCCGGGTCGGGCGCCACCGGCGCCCAGATCGACCCGTTCACCAACCTGCAGGGCCAACTCTCCCAGGACGCGACCTTCAACCTGCTGAAGGTCTCCGCCAGCGTGGATCAGCCCTACTACCTGCGCACCACCACCCTCGACCGCTACACGTCGGCCGGCTGGCGGCTCGGCCCCGGTGACCGCGACTCGGTCGGCCTCGGGCCCAACCTGCCGCTGCCCGACCCGGTGGCCTCGCTGCGCGACGTCGGGCAGAGCCGCCGGGTGTCGGCCCGCATCACGGTCGAGCGCTACACCGACAACTACTTGCCCGTCTACTACGCCCCGACCTCCGTCCGGGGACTCGGCGACGAGTGGCGCTACGAGAACGACCGCGCCGACATCCGATCTGACCACGGGACGACCCGGCCCGGCCTGGCCTACACGGTGACCGCGATCGAACCCAAGCCGACCAAGGCGCACCTCGAGCAGGCCAAGCAGCTTCCGCCGGACAGCCCGATACAGCTGCAGTGGGGTGCGACGCCCACCGTGCGCCCCGAGGTGGGCCGGACCACCGCCGAGGTGATCGCCGGCGCGCGCACGCCGTTCGACCGTGCGGTCGCGCTCTACAAGTACTTCACCGACGGGACGCACGGCTTCCAGTACAGCCTGCAGACCAAGCACGGCCCGACCAGCGATCAGCTGCTGAACTTCCTGACCAACAAGCAGGGATTCTGCGAGCAGTACGCGTCGGCGATGGCGGTGATGCTCCGACTGGCCGGCGTCCCGTCCCGGGTCGTCCTGGGTTACACCGCCGGCACGCACAACGTCGACGGCTCGTGGACGATCACCAACCACGACGCCCACGCCTGGGTGGAGGCCTACCTCGACCAGGTCGGCTGGGTGTCGTTCGATCCGACCCCGTTGAGCGACGGCCGGAGCCAGACCGGCCCCTATCTGCCCACGCCGCCCAACCAGATCCCCCTCGGCGGCACCCGGCGCGGGACATCCGGGGCAACGCCGGCGCCGCGATCGACGCCGCACGCGCCGGCGGGCGCCCTCTCCGGGACGCACACGCCGGGCAGCGGTGGCGGATCGTCGACGGGCGGGATCGCCCCGGCCACGCTTGGCCTGTGGCTGGCCGTCGCGGTGCTCGTGGGCCTGCTCGCCGTCCCGGCGGTCACCCGCCGGGTGCAGCGCCGACGCCGGCTGCGGATCGGAGCAGGTGCTGATCCCGCAGCCGCGGCCGGGTCGGCGTGGGACGAGGTGGTCTCCGACGCCCAGGACTACGGGATCGAGTTGTCGGCGATGCATTCCCCCCGGACGGCCGTCACCATGCTGACCGCCGACCGGCAGCTGCCCGAATCGGCGATCGCCGGGCTGCGCCTCGTCGCACTGGCCGAGGAACGGTCCCGCTACGCACGCACCGCCGGGGTCGACGGCGATCTTCCCGGCGCGCTGGCGGCGATCCGTCGGGGCTTCGCGCGCGAAGCCGGCTGGCCCCGGCGGATCCGGGTCGTGGTGGCGCCGCCGTCGACGCTGCAGACGGCGGGCCGGGCGGTGCAGTCGACGGCCCGGGACGTCGAGCGGGCCCGGCGCGGCGTCGGGGACCTGCCGAGGCGGATCTGGCCGGCCCGGCCGCGCGGGGCACAGCACTAG
- a CDS encoding DNA polymerase IV: MGRSQQLPRTGPPPGPPGDDTGCRILHVDMDAFYASVEVRRRPELAARPVIVGGVGPRGVVSSASYEARRYGVRSAMPMGRARRLCPHAVVVPPDIAGYVEVSRAVMDIFRAVTPLVEPLSLDEAFLDVAGAQRRLGAPAAIGALIRDRISREQGLTASVGIAPTKFVAKVASARCKPDGLLVVPAASVTDFLHPLPVAALWGVGERTEEQLRRIGVRLVGDVAAMPVARLRGVLGVAGAAHLSALAHGHDPRQVEPRDPEKSVGAERTFDLDVADPEVIHRELLRLAAQTAARLRAGGQHGRTVSIKVRLADFTTLTRSRTLSRPTDVGQEVYAVARSLFDALDRAGAPVRLIGVRVEGLADEGGTAEQLRLGAPAHGWQDADRAIDAATRRFGADAVRPASLVHEPPQGGRET; the protein is encoded by the coding sequence ATGGGGCGCAGTCAGCAGCTGCCACGCACCGGACCTCCGCCGGGACCGCCCGGTGACGACACCGGATGCCGCATCCTGCACGTCGACATGGATGCGTTCTATGCCAGCGTCGAGGTCCGACGTCGCCCGGAGCTTGCGGCGCGCCCGGTGATCGTCGGCGGGGTGGGCCCGCGGGGCGTGGTCAGCTCGGCGAGTTACGAGGCCCGTCGTTACGGCGTGCGCAGCGCGATGCCCATGGGCCGGGCCCGGCGGCTGTGTCCGCACGCGGTCGTCGTGCCGCCGGACATCGCCGGCTACGTCGAGGTCTCGCGTGCCGTCATGGACATCTTCCGTGCGGTCACGCCGTTGGTGGAGCCGCTCTCCCTGGACGAGGCGTTCCTCGACGTCGCCGGTGCCCAGCGTCGGCTCGGCGCGCCGGCCGCGATCGGCGCGCTGATCCGCGACCGGATCAGCCGGGAGCAGGGGCTGACCGCGTCGGTCGGGATCGCGCCGACGAAGTTCGTCGCCAAGGTCGCCTCCGCCCGGTGCAAGCCCGACGGCCTGCTCGTCGTCCCCGCCGCCTCGGTGACCGACTTCCTTCACCCGCTGCCGGTCGCGGCGCTCTGGGGAGTCGGCGAACGGACCGAGGAGCAGTTGCGCCGGATCGGGGTGCGCCTCGTCGGCGACGTCGCGGCCATGCCCGTCGCCCGGCTGCGCGGCGTCCTCGGGGTGGCCGGGGCGGCCCACCTGTCCGCGCTCGCGCACGGGCACGACCCCCGCCAGGTGGAGCCGCGGGACCCGGAGAAGTCCGTCGGCGCCGAGCGGACCTTCGACCTCGACGTCGCCGACCCCGAGGTGATTCACCGCGAGCTGCTCCGGCTCGCCGCCCAGACCGCGGCCCGGCTGCGCGCGGGCGGGCAGCACGGCCGCACGGTGTCGATCAAGGTGCGGCTGGCCGATTTCACCACGCTCACCAGGTCCCGGACGCTGTCCCGGCCGACCGACGTGGGCCAGGAGGTCTACGCGGTCGCCCGGTCCCTCTTCGACGCTCTGGACCGGGCCGGCGCGCCGGTCCGGCTGATCGGCGTACGCGTCGAAGGGCTGGCCGACGAGGGCGGGACCGCCGAGCAGTTGCGGCTCGGAGCGCCGGCCCACGGCTGGCAGGACGCCGACCGGGCGATCGATGCGGCCACCCGCCGGTTCGGCGCGGACGCCGTCCGGCCGGCCTCGTTGGTCCACGAACCACCCCAAGGAGGACGAGAGACCTGA
- a CDS encoding DUF58 domain-containing protein — protein sequence MSAIRGLTTRGRCLLAAGFAAAICALLLGEKDLLRVAILLLVLPMASVAVVARARFRLSCVRSITPERIGVGQTTEVRLRLENVSLLTTSLLLLEDELPFSLGSRPRFTAERLAPRQHRVVRYPVRSDVRGRFRVGPLRLRLTDPFGLVELTRSFSAVDRLTVVPATTPLPVVRIGGVWATGGAVTSRSVASRGEDDAATREYRHGDDLRKVHWRSTARVGKLMVRREEQPWQARASLLLDTRAVAHRGDGPSSSFEWAVSAAASIGVHLIRRGFALQMLTDAGMLDAGLSSADILLDHLADIRPSRVRALDDATDAIRKAERDGTLIAVLGNTNADQARVLTSARPSVSSNIVILLDSTSWLTLGSEARTRIDAANREATTVFAQAGWHVIQAGRGSSLAEVWSQVGATSFAAPVVAGAR from the coding sequence ATGTCGGCGATTCGGGGGCTGACCACCCGCGGACGGTGCCTCCTCGCCGCCGGCTTCGCCGCCGCCATCTGTGCCCTGCTGCTCGGGGAGAAGGACCTGCTGCGGGTCGCGATCCTGCTGCTGGTGCTGCCGATGGCCTCGGTCGCCGTCGTCGCCCGGGCCCGGTTCCGGCTGTCCTGTGTCCGCAGCATCACCCCGGAGCGGATCGGGGTGGGCCAGACCACCGAGGTGCGACTGCGGCTCGAAAACGTCTCGCTACTCACGACATCACTGCTCCTGCTCGAGGACGAACTCCCGTTCAGCCTCGGCAGCCGGCCCCGCTTCACCGCCGAGCGGCTCGCCCCCCGCCAGCACCGGGTGGTCCGCTATCCGGTGCGCTCCGACGTACGCGGGCGGTTTCGTGTCGGCCCGCTCCGACTGCGGCTGACCGACCCGTTCGGCCTCGTCGAGCTGACCCGTAGCTTCAGCGCGGTCGACCGGCTGACCGTCGTCCCGGCGACCACCCCGCTGCCCGTCGTGCGGATCGGCGGCGTGTGGGCGACCGGCGGCGCGGTGACCTCCCGTTCGGTGGCCTCGCGCGGCGAGGACGACGCGGCCACCCGCGAGTACCGCCACGGTGATGACCTGCGCAAGGTGCACTGGCGGTCGACGGCGCGGGTCGGCAAGCTCATGGTCCGCCGCGAGGAGCAGCCCTGGCAGGCGCGGGCGAGCCTGCTGCTCGACACCCGTGCCGTCGCTCATCGCGGTGACGGGCCCAGTTCGAGCTTCGAGTGGGCGGTGAGCGCCGCCGCCAGCATCGGCGTGCACCTGATCAGGCGCGGCTTCGCGCTGCAGATGCTGACCGACGCGGGCATGCTCGACGCCGGCCTGTCCTCGGCCGACATCCTGCTCGACCACCTCGCCGACATCCGGCCCTCGCGGGTACGGGCCCTCGACGACGCCACCGACGCGATCCGCAAGGCGGAGCGCGACGGCACCCTCATCGCCGTACTCGGTAACACCAACGCCGATCAAGCCCGGGTGCTCACCAGCGCGCGGCCGAGCGTCTCCTCCAACATCGTGATCCTGCTCGACTCGACGTCCTGGCTGACCCTGGGCTCGGAGGCCCGCACCAGGATCGACGCGGCGAACCGGGAGGCGACGACCGTCTTCGCGCAAGCCGGCTGGCATGTCATCCAGGCCGGGCGGGGCAGCTCGCTGGCCGAGGTCTGGTCGCAGGTGGGCGCCACGTCGTTCGCGGCCCCGGTGGTGGCGGGCGCCCGGTGA
- a CDS encoding DUF3040 domain-containing protein, whose product MPLSEHEQRLLEQIEQALYAEDPKFASTVRATDLRTVARRRIRRAAALFVVGLGVLLAGVIFNRLVAGVPVLGVLGFCIMLGSALYGWSQYKRLTGKPELRVAEKQGATEAQTRTKPARRKKSPNSSKSSMVQRMEERFHRRFDER is encoded by the coding sequence GTGCCGCTCTCGGAGCATGAGCAGCGTCTGCTCGAGCAGATCGAGCAGGCTCTGTACGCCGAGGATCCGAAGTTTGCCTCGACGGTGCGGGCGACCGACCTGCGAACCGTGGCCCGGCGCCGGATCCGGCGCGCCGCGGCTCTCTTCGTCGTCGGGCTGGGAGTCCTCCTCGCCGGGGTGATCTTCAACCGGCTCGTCGCCGGGGTTCCGGTGCTCGGTGTCCTCGGGTTCTGCATCATGCTCGGATCGGCGCTCTACGGCTGGTCGCAGTACAAGCGGCTCACCGGCAAGCCCGAGCTGCGCGTCGCCGAGAAGCAAGGCGCCACCGAGGCACAGACGCGGACCAAGCCGGCGCGGCGCAAGAAGTCCCCGAACTCCTCGAAGTCCTCAATGGTGCAGCGGATGGAAGAGCGCTTCCACCGCCGCTTCGACGAGCGCTAG
- a CDS encoding methionine synthase: protein MTGIDLPAGTATGAGSMPGTDPLETARLVVGEVPDLPFLPELPARGPGADMVGRTAGLLVDLAVDLQPSGWRLVPRPGMDLRRAWDFLARDLDALQEAVDEFTGVLKVQAAGPWTMASEVELPRGDKALADPGAVRDLTASLTEGLRRHLADVRRRVPGARLVVQIDEPSLPRVLAGRVPTASGYGALAAVEANRAGAALSALVDALDAPVLVHCCAADPPIELLRTSGVAGLSLDAALLGERHDEALGEAVEAGLTLVLGVAAGVDSELGSADVLADPARRLWQRLGFPAGDLAATVVLSPGCGLAGASPAYARRALARCREAAARLVEAPEPRALSGRSAGDGRDADDHPRGGPA, encoded by the coding sequence GTGACCGGAATCGACCTACCGGCAGGAACGGCGACCGGAGCGGGCTCGATGCCCGGCACCGACCCGCTCGAGACAGCCAGGCTCGTCGTCGGCGAGGTCCCCGACCTGCCGTTCCTGCCGGAGTTGCCGGCCCGCGGCCCGGGTGCGGACATGGTGGGCCGCACCGCGGGTCTGCTCGTCGACCTCGCCGTCGACCTGCAGCCGTCCGGGTGGCGGCTGGTGCCCCGGCCCGGGATGGATCTCCGCCGGGCGTGGGACTTCCTCGCCCGCGACCTCGACGCCCTGCAGGAGGCGGTCGACGAGTTCACCGGCGTCCTGAAGGTGCAGGCCGCGGGCCCGTGGACCATGGCGTCCGAGGTCGAGCTGCCGCGCGGGGACAAGGCGCTGGCCGACCCGGGCGCGGTGCGCGACCTGACCGCGTCGCTCACCGAAGGCCTGCGCCGGCACCTCGCCGACGTGCGGCGCCGGGTGCCCGGCGCCCGCCTCGTCGTCCAGATCGACGAGCCGTCGCTCCCGCGGGTCCTGGCCGGGCGGGTGCCCACCGCCAGCGGCTACGGCGCGCTCGCGGCCGTGGAGGCGAACCGGGCCGGTGCCGCGCTCTCCGCGCTCGTCGACGCGCTCGACGCTCCGGTGCTGGTGCATTGCTGCGCCGCCGACCCGCCGATCGAGCTGCTCCGGACCTCGGGGGTGGCCGGCCTGTCGCTCGACGCGGCGCTGCTCGGCGAGCGACACGACGAAGCGCTGGGGGAGGCGGTGGAGGCCGGTCTCACCCTCGTACTCGGGGTGGCGGCGGGCGTCGATTCCGAGCTCGGGAGCGCGGACGTGCTCGCCGACCCGGCGCGCCGGCTGTGGCAGCGCCTGGGATTCCCGGCCGGTGACCTTGCCGCGACGGTGGTGCTCAGCCCGGGCTGTGGCCTGGCCGGAGCGTCGCCGGCCTACGCCCGCCGCGCGCTCGCCCGCTGCCGCGAGGCGGCCGCCCGGCTCGTCGAGGCCCCCGAGCCCCGCGCCCTGTCCGGCCGTTCGGCCGGCGACGGCCGGGACGCCGACGACCACCCACGAGGCGGTCCCGCGTGA
- a CDS encoding MoxR family ATPase, giving the protein MAVHNAVDGPSRREGDDRFGRDPDGVLDGRRPEVIGAGPPGRLNAAETPSLAELDEVIQRVRGNIERVIEGKPEAVRLAVVVLLAEGHLLIEDVPGVGKTKLAKALARSIDCSVRRVQFTPDLLPSDVTGVSVYNQETHDFEFKPGAVFAHLVVGDEINRASPKTQSALLECMEERQVTVDGTTYILESPFMVIATQNPIEMEGTYPLPEAQRDRFMARLAMGYPDVDAEVSMLADHAGNDPLADLSPVSDAAEVRDLIQAVHDIHVSPAVRRYAVDLVNATRKSPDLRLGGSPRATLQLLRAAKANSALEGRDYVLPDDIQQLAIPVLAHRVIPTAEAQIARRTADGIVADLVRRTPVPLPGDRAGGRAVHRTVSHP; this is encoded by the coding sequence GTGGCGGTGCACAATGCGGTGGACGGGCCATCGCGTCGCGAGGGCGACGACCGATTCGGTCGCGACCCGGACGGCGTACTCGACGGGAGACGTCCCGAAGTGATCGGTGCCGGGCCTCCGGGTCGCCTGAACGCCGCCGAGACGCCGAGCCTGGCCGAACTCGACGAGGTCATCCAGCGGGTCCGCGGCAACATCGAGCGCGTCATCGAGGGCAAGCCGGAAGCGGTCCGCCTCGCCGTCGTCGTGCTGCTCGCCGAGGGTCATCTGCTGATCGAGGACGTCCCGGGCGTCGGCAAGACCAAGCTCGCCAAGGCGCTGGCGCGGTCGATCGACTGTTCGGTACGCCGGGTCCAGTTCACGCCGGACCTGCTCCCCAGCGACGTCACCGGGGTCAGCGTCTACAACCAGGAGACCCACGACTTCGAGTTCAAGCCGGGCGCCGTGTTCGCCCACCTCGTCGTCGGGGACGAGATCAACCGCGCCTCGCCCAAGACCCAGTCGGCGCTGCTGGAGTGCATGGAAGAACGGCAGGTCACGGTCGACGGGACGACGTACATCCTCGAGAGCCCGTTCATGGTCATCGCGACCCAGAACCCGATCGAGATGGAAGGCACCTACCCGCTGCCGGAGGCGCAGCGCGACCGCTTCATGGCCCGGCTGGCGATGGGCTACCCCGACGTGGACGCCGAGGTGAGCATGCTCGCCGACCACGCCGGCAACGACCCGCTCGCCGACCTGTCCCCCGTGTCCGACGCCGCCGAGGTCCGCGACCTGATCCAGGCCGTGCACGACATCCACGTCTCGCCGGCCGTACGCCGCTACGCCGTCGACCTGGTCAACGCGACCAGGAAGTCTCCCGATCTGCGACTCGGTGGTTCTCCGCGCGCGACCCTGCAGCTGCTCCGGGCGGCGAAGGCCAACAGCGCACTGGAGGGGCGTGACTACGTCCTCCCCGACGACATCCAGCAACTGGCGATCCCGGTACTCGCGCACCGGGTCATCCCCACCGCGGAAGCCCAGATCGCCCGGCGGACCGCCGACGGGATCGTGGCAGACCTGGTCCGGCGGACCCCGGTGCCGCTGCCGGGAGACCGGGCCGGCGGGCGTGCGGTGCATCGGACCGTGAGTCACCCCTAA